A window of Paraburkholderia bryophila contains these coding sequences:
- a CDS encoding LysR family transcriptional regulator, producing MLNYRHLYYFWIVVKEGGFARAAEHLDMAVQTISAQVRELEKSIGRQLLKPAGRGVTMTEAGETAFNRAEQIFQIGEALLDEMREPGGEGLARLAVGLSDGISKLAAHALLAPVLGTPSLRLLCHEGEHSQLLSELALHRLDLVLACQPAPHDTDLRVFSQRLVGSPVDWYGPAEIVRKATRAGFPQCLAEIPVLLPTRHAALRARLDRWFEAAGIRPRVVGEFEDSALMAVFAARGLGVFPLAELGAEDLTLLRGVRWLGRAEGVVEEIHAIRSRRGQHHALASQVLAAVRS from the coding sequence ATGCTCAACTACCGTCATCTCTACTATTTCTGGATCGTCGTGAAGGAGGGCGGCTTTGCGCGCGCGGCCGAGCACCTCGACATGGCTGTCCAGACGATCAGCGCGCAGGTGCGCGAACTGGAAAAATCGATCGGCCGCCAGTTGCTGAAACCGGCCGGGCGCGGCGTCACGATGACCGAGGCCGGTGAAACGGCCTTCAATCGCGCCGAGCAGATCTTCCAGATCGGCGAAGCGCTGCTCGACGAGATGCGCGAGCCAGGCGGTGAAGGCCTGGCGCGGCTGGCGGTCGGCCTCTCCGACGGTATTTCCAAGCTTGCGGCGCACGCGCTCCTCGCGCCGGTGCTGGGCACGCCGTCGCTCAGGCTGCTATGCCACGAGGGCGAGCATTCGCAACTGCTGTCGGAGCTCGCGCTGCATCGGCTCGATCTCGTGCTCGCGTGCCAGCCCGCGCCGCATGACACCGACCTGCGGGTGTTCAGTCAGCGTCTCGTCGGCTCGCCCGTCGACTGGTATGGTCCCGCGGAAATCGTTCGCAAAGCCACGCGCGCAGGCTTTCCGCAATGTCTCGCGGAGATCCCTGTGCTGCTGCCCACACGGCACGCCGCGTTGCGCGCGCGACTCGACCGCTGGTTCGAGGCGGCCGGCATCCGGCCGCGCGTCGTCGGCGAATTCGAGGACAGCGCGCTAATGGCCGTATTCGCGGCGCGTGGGCTCGGTGTGTTCCCGCTCGCGGAACTGGGCGCGGAAGACCTGACGCTGCTGCGCGGCGTGCGCTGGCTCGGCCGCGCGGAAGGCGTGGTCGAAGAGATCCACGCGATCCGGTCGCGGCGCGGGCAACATCATGCGCTCGCCTCTCAGGTGCTGGCCGCCGTGCGTTCGTAA
- a CDS encoding TerC family protein: MDTLLVLFADPAAWAALLTLVVMEIVLGIDNLIFISILSNKLPEAQRARTQRIGIMLALVLRLALLGTVAWIAQLTAPAFALFGHAFSWRDLILLAGGLFLVWKATGEIRHHVTHEDDVSGKAGSTIQLTAAAAIGQILVLDIVFSVDSIITAVGMTEHMPIMFIAVIAAVMVMLFAAQPLSRFIERNPTIVMLALSFLLVIGMTLIAEGFGSHVPKAYIYVAMAFSAFVEAMNMLVRRAKSKQTISSSE; encoded by the coding sequence ATGGACACTCTGCTCGTACTCTTTGCCGATCCCGCCGCATGGGCCGCGCTCCTCACGCTGGTGGTGATGGAAATCGTGCTCGGCATCGACAACCTGATCTTCATCTCGATCCTTAGCAACAAGTTGCCCGAAGCGCAGCGCGCCCGCACGCAACGGATCGGCATCATGCTCGCGCTCGTATTGCGACTCGCTTTGCTCGGCACGGTGGCGTGGATCGCGCAGTTGACCGCACCCGCGTTCGCGCTGTTCGGCCATGCGTTCTCCTGGCGCGATCTGATTCTGCTTGCCGGCGGTCTGTTCCTCGTCTGGAAGGCGACCGGTGAAATCCGGCACCACGTCACTCACGAGGACGACGTCAGCGGCAAAGCGGGTTCGACGATCCAGTTGACCGCGGCGGCGGCGATCGGCCAGATCCTCGTGCTCGACATCGTGTTCTCGGTGGACAGCATCATTACCGCGGTCGGCATGACCGAACACATGCCGATCATGTTTATCGCGGTGATCGCCGCGGTCATGGTGATGTTGTTCGCTGCACAGCCGCTGTCGCGCTTTATCGAGCGGAATCCGACCATCGTGATGCTGGCGCTCAGCTTCCTGCTCGTGATCGGTATGACGCTGATCGCCGAGGGTTTCGGCTCCCACGTGCCAAAGGCTTACATCTACGTGGCGATGGCGTTCTCCGCGTTCGTCGAAGCGATGAACATGCTGGTGCGCCGGGCGAAATCGAAGCAGACCATTAGCAGCAGCGAATGA
- a CDS encoding TFIIB-type zinc ribbon-containing protein, translated as MKCPVCKTTDLLMTERRSIEIDYCPDCRGVWLDRGELDKLIAQDDANLDAPATVRAGRDDHRERDREHAYDNHRGRDEHRTGYRGYKKKRSIFDVFDFD; from the coding sequence ATGAAATGCCCCGTTTGCAAAACGACCGATTTGCTGATGACCGAGCGCCGCTCGATCGAAATCGACTACTGCCCGGACTGCCGGGGTGTCTGGCTCGATCGCGGTGAACTCGACAAACTGATTGCGCAGGACGACGCGAATCTCGATGCGCCCGCAACGGTACGCGCGGGCCGGGACGACCATCGCGAGCGCGACAGGGAGCACGCGTACGATAACCATCGCGGACGCGACGAGCATCGTACGGGGTATCGGGGATATAAGAAGAAGCGCTCGATCTTCGACGTGTTCGATTTCGATTGA